TCATCTGTGAGAATGTCAAAACTAGCAAACTTGACATTCTCCTGTCTCAGGATATCAACCACTTTCCGGCTGAAACCACATTTTGGTTCATCAGGCGTTCCCTTCATAAACAACACAACTGGACTTGAATTAATGAGGCCACGCAAACGATCACTAGTAGCAGCACTCAAGCCTGAGGAATCAGAGATGCCACCCTTTCCTTCATTAGGTTCTGCTTTCCCCGTCTCCAAGTCAGTTATTTCAATATCATGATCTTTGAAAACCTGACCAAGTTCTCCATTTTCATGCATAGCAATTGCAATGTCGGAACCACCAAGCAATTCTCCCTTGCAGTAAAGTTGAGGATACGTTGGCCAGTTTGAAAACTTCTTCAATCCCTCACGAACTTCATTATCTGTTAAGATATCAAAGCTTCCAAATTTGACATTTTCTTTCTTCAAGATATCAACTAGTTTTTGACTAAATCCACACTTGGGGGACTCTGGATTCCCTTTCATGAAGAGCATGATTGGGTGAGAATTAACAAGCTGTTGGAGTCTCTTCTTCAGATTGTCGCCCATACTAGGAGGTGATTGGTTGATATGCTGAGATGCACCATTTTCTTTGGCAAGCTCCTGTACCGTTTCAAGTATAGTGGGCCCTGCAGCCATCCCAAGGCTAGCAGGAGCTGCAGGTTCCCCAGGTCTGATAGATCCCGCAACTTTGGCAACCTTGTTGGCCAGACTAGATGGATCAGCACCTTCCAATGTATCAAGGGCCTTGCCATCCTAAGAGATTCAAACGTGTTCTAAATTAGATAGCTGACACAAGTAAAGAAAACTTCTTTCTTCAATATACCGGAAGGGAAGGAAAAGGGTTGGGGGAATCTAAAAGAAACTGGAAGAGTCCAAATTGTTTGACTTTGTCATGGTCTAGAAGCAACCATCAACTACAACGAACATGTTCTCACAATTTGCAAAGACTTTGATATTGGAAGGTATGCAAGAATTTGTTAAAACGGTTTATCTTGGTGCAAGGGAAGTCTCTTCACAAATTTAACCCACACAATCACAATGTCTGTAAGTGACAATTGAAGACCTTCGCTAGCAACTATTCCTCCGTTCAACAAAGACAAAAAGAAATAGTAATATATGCATTACAGTACCTTTAAAAATACAAAGTATGGTACGGCAGAAACTGAGTATGCCTCAGAAATTTCAGGTTG
The genomic region above belongs to Salvia miltiorrhiza cultivar Shanhuang (shh) chromosome 5, IMPLAD_Smil_shh, whole genome shotgun sequence and contains:
- the LOC130985518 gene encoding monothiol glutaredoxin-S17; the protein is MAAAGGGTVKEVKSKAELDNILGEGAPVVLHFWASWCEASKHMDQVFSHLSTDFPLARFLRVEAEEQPEISEAYSVSAVPYFVFLKDGKALDTLEGADPSSLANKVAKVAGSIRPGEPAAPASLGMAAGPTILETVQELAKENGASQHINQSPPSMGDNLKKRLQQLVNSHPIMLFMKGNPESPKCGFSQKLVDILKKENVKFGSFDILTDNEVREGLKKFSNWPTYPQLYCKGELLGGSDIAIAMHENGELGQVFKDHDIEITDLETGKAEPNEGKGGISDSSGLSAATSDRLRGLINSSPVVLFMKGTPDEPKCGFSRKVVDILRQENVKFASFDILTDDDVRQGLKVYSNWSSYPQLYIKEELIGGSDIVLEMQKSGELKKVLAEKGISSGETIEDRLKRLINSSPVMLFMKGTPDAPKCGFSSKVVNTLKEEGVEFGSFDILTDEEVRQGVKTFSNWPTFPQLYYKGELIGGCDIVLELHNNGELKSTLSE